In Salinibacterium sp. dk2585, a single window of DNA contains:
- a CDS encoding ABC transporter permease has protein sequence MTSLTTRRALLTATAVGTGALVVASLLVGGYDISVVGLVTDPAQWEMFLISRVPRTLALIFAAIAMSISGVIMQMITQNKFVEPTTAGTAQWSGLGMLVGLILFPSAPPLLKMLIACVFAFIGTAIFLGVLRRLASRSSLIVPLVGIMLGAVVGAGTTYLANSFNLLQALTAWRSGGFSNVVRGFYEPLWVVAIIAVLAFLVADRLTVAGLGKDLATNAGVNYDRVVLLGVMMVAVATGVTTVVVGFIPFLGLVVPNLVSMLMGDDLRKNMPWVAVIGTGLLLACDLVGRTVVSPMEIPASVIMGAVGAALFIGLVLRQRKVAHV, from the coding sequence GTGACTTCCCTGACGACGAGGCGCGCCCTCCTCACCGCGACCGCGGTGGGGACGGGCGCCCTTGTCGTGGCCTCACTCCTCGTCGGAGGCTATGACATCTCGGTGGTCGGGCTTGTGACCGATCCCGCGCAGTGGGAGATGTTCCTCATCTCGAGGGTGCCCCGCACCCTCGCACTCATCTTCGCCGCAATCGCGATGAGCATCTCCGGCGTCATCATGCAGATGATCACACAGAACAAGTTCGTCGAACCTACGACTGCCGGCACGGCGCAGTGGTCGGGACTCGGGATGCTGGTCGGTCTCATTCTCTTCCCCTCGGCACCGCCGCTGCTGAAGATGCTCATCGCCTGCGTCTTCGCCTTCATCGGCACGGCGATCTTCCTGGGCGTGCTGCGGCGCCTCGCTTCTCGCTCATCGCTCATCGTGCCGCTCGTCGGCATCATGCTCGGTGCGGTCGTCGGCGCGGGAACCACCTACCTCGCCAACAGCTTCAACCTGCTCCAGGCGCTCACCGCGTGGCGCTCGGGCGGCTTCAGCAACGTCGTCCGCGGGTTCTACGAGCCGCTCTGGGTCGTCGCGATCATCGCGGTGCTCGCGTTCCTCGTCGCAGATCGCCTCACGGTAGCGGGCCTCGGCAAGGACCTCGCGACGAACGCGGGCGTGAACTACGACCGGGTCGTGCTCCTCGGGGTCATGATGGTCGCCGTCGCCACCGGAGTCACGACCGTCGTCGTCGGCTTCATCCCCTTCCTGGGGCTCGTGGTGCCGAACCTCGTCTCGATGCTCATGGGTGATGACCTGCGCAAGAACATGCCTTGGGTCGCCGTGATCGGCACAGGGCTTCTGCTGGCCTGCGACCTCGTGGGCCGCACGGTCGTCTCCCCCATGGAGATTCCCGCCTCCGTCATCATGGGCGCCGTTGGGGCTGCCCTCTTCATCGGCCTCGTGCTGCGCCAGAGGAAGGTGGCGCATGTCTAG
- a CDS encoding siderophore ABC transporter substrate-binding protein, which translates to MPRITSVVALSGVAVLAVGLLSGCASDSTAADDAAPAKMITIETNTGAVEVPVNPERVAVLDNTAFETLLSWGIEPVAVPKPLLPRSGFDAWNDDAEIFDAGSHREPNLEAVSEAEPELIIGGLRFQDFTDELSSIATVIDIAPSDESKDGYVAGLRAQTEVLGQIFDREDEAAELIAELDEAVEGAADLTNGETVFLANSSGGRIDNGAGRLSRILDEIDLVDAFAKQDLDADSVHADSGLAPETVAAANPDWMIVMDRDAIAAEGEYTPAKQVVEAQEAWKATTFMTEDQVIYLEPDFYVTEGIQAYTTVYQQIVAAFNAR; encoded by the coding sequence GTGCCCAGAATCACCAGTGTCGTTGCCCTCAGTGGCGTTGCCGTGCTCGCAGTCGGACTCCTGAGCGGTTGCGCCTCCGACAGCACGGCAGCGGATGACGCGGCCCCCGCGAAGATGATCACGATCGAGACCAACACGGGCGCCGTTGAGGTTCCCGTGAACCCGGAGCGTGTTGCCGTGCTCGACAACACCGCCTTCGAGACCCTGCTCTCGTGGGGGATCGAGCCTGTTGCCGTGCCAAAGCCCCTGCTTCCGCGGAGCGGCTTCGACGCCTGGAACGACGACGCGGAGATCTTTGATGCGGGCAGCCACCGCGAGCCCAACCTCGAGGCAGTCAGTGAGGCGGAGCCCGAGCTCATTATCGGAGGCCTGCGCTTCCAGGACTTCACCGACGAACTCTCCTCCATCGCGACCGTGATCGACATTGCCCCGTCCGACGAGTCCAAGGACGGCTACGTGGCGGGACTCCGCGCGCAGACCGAGGTCCTCGGGCAGATCTTTGACCGCGAAGACGAAGCAGCAGAGCTCATCGCGGAACTGGATGAGGCCGTCGAGGGCGCTGCCGACCTCACGAACGGCGAGACGGTGTTCCTCGCCAACTCGAGCGGCGGGCGCATCGACAACGGCGCTGGTCGTCTCTCGCGCATCCTCGATGAGATCGACCTCGTCGACGCCTTCGCGAAGCAGGACCTCGACGCCGATTCGGTGCATGCGGACTCGGGCCTCGCCCCCGAGACGGTCGCCGCGGCCAACCCTGACTGGATGATCGTGATGGACCGCGACGCCATTGCGGCGGAGGGCGAGTACACGCCCGCCAAGCAGGTCGTCGAGGCCCAGGAGGCATGGAAGGCGACGACCTTCATGACCGAGGATCAGGTGATCTACCTCGAGCCCGACTTCTACGTGACCGAGGGCATCCAGGCCTACACGACGGTGTACCAGCAGATCGTCGCGGCGTTCAACGCCCGGTGA
- a CDS encoding acyl-CoA thioesterase II, with the protein MTDSPIEELLATLDLSDTGARTSYDIYTGKSQWMHGGRVFGGQVLAQSAVAAMRTIPEGRVIHSLHGYFLRPGDASKPITFSVARIHDGRSFSARNVQSYQDGVPIMSLICSFQTEDTGLEHQVPMPENIPDPESLPTTAAVLEGIDHPAARQWSEDRAFDIRHVPSPIYLRVEGERVAHQAVWMKATSPLPDDPEIHRAALAYASDYSLLEPILRRHGVSWMTPGLKMASLDHAMWWHRFGRVDEWILYAQEAPNAIGGRGLALGRFFRRDGALMASVAQEGMVRVPTAALD; encoded by the coding sequence ATGACTGACTCACCGATCGAGGAACTCCTCGCGACTCTCGATCTCAGCGACACGGGAGCCCGCACCTCATACGACATCTACACGGGCAAGAGCCAGTGGATGCACGGCGGACGCGTCTTCGGTGGCCAGGTGCTGGCCCAATCGGCGGTCGCCGCCATGCGCACGATCCCCGAGGGCCGCGTCATCCACTCGCTCCACGGGTACTTCCTGCGGCCGGGCGACGCGAGCAAGCCCATCACCTTCTCCGTCGCGCGCATCCACGACGGTCGCTCCTTCAGCGCCCGCAATGTGCAGAGTTATCAGGACGGTGTGCCGATCATGTCGCTCATCTGCTCCTTCCAGACCGAGGACACGGGCCTCGAGCACCAGGTGCCGATGCCGGAGAACATCCCGGACCCCGAGAGCCTCCCGACGACAGCGGCCGTGCTTGAGGGCATCGACCACCCGGCCGCCCGGCAGTGGTCGGAGGACCGCGCCTTCGACATCCGGCACGTCCCCTCCCCCATCTACCTGCGGGTCGAGGGCGAGCGAGTCGCGCACCAGGCGGTGTGGATGAAGGCCACCTCACCCCTCCCGGACGATCCCGAGATCCATCGCGCTGCCCTCGCCTACGCGAGCGACTACTCGCTGCTGGAGCCCATCCTGCGACGCCACGGCGTCTCCTGGATGACCCCCGGCCTCAAAATGGCGAGCCTCGATCACGCGATGTGGTGGCATCGCTTCGGGCGGGTCGACGAGTGGATCCTCTATGCGCAGGAGGCACCCAACGCGATCGGGGGTCGGGGGCTTGCCCTCGGCCGGTTCTTCCGGCGCGACGGCGCACTCATGGCGAGTGTGGCGCAAGAGGGCATGGTGCGGGTGCCCACGGCGGCCCTCGACTGA
- a CDS encoding thioesterase family protein → MRIHVPVHLRWGDLDAYNHVNNVEVFRILEEARVRAFWASDDSRDEPLDSAVFEPGGSSLSLISGHRIEYIRPLAYQRAPVDVQLWFTSLSGARATIGYELFDGASPTVYARASSTMVFVEEDGYRPRRMTREENAAWAPYLGEPVSFSGRG, encoded by the coding sequence GTGCGAATCCATGTGCCCGTTCACCTTCGCTGGGGCGACCTCGACGCCTACAACCACGTGAACAATGTCGAGGTGTTCCGCATCCTCGAAGAGGCCCGCGTGAGGGCCTTCTGGGCATCGGATGACTCTCGCGACGAGCCGCTGGACTCCGCAGTCTTCGAGCCCGGCGGCTCCTCGCTGAGCCTCATCTCCGGGCATCGGATCGAGTACATCCGGCCGCTCGCATACCAGCGCGCGCCCGTCGACGTGCAGCTGTGGTTTACCTCGTTGAGCGGGGCACGGGCGACGATTGGCTACGAGCTCTTCGACGGGGCGAGTCCGACCGTGTACGCCCGGGCGTCGAGCACGATGGTGTTCGTCGAGGAGGACGGCTATCGCCCGCGCCGGATGACCCGCGAGGAGAACGCCGCCTGGGCGCCCTACCTCGGCGAGCCGGTGTCATTCAGCGGCCGCGGCTGA